From a region of the Canis lupus dingo isolate Sandy chromosome 5, ASM325472v2, whole genome shotgun sequence genome:
- the TNFSF12 gene encoding tumor necrosis factor ligand superfamily member 12 isoform X1 produces the protein MAARRSQRRRGRRGEPGTALLAPLALGLGLALACLGLLLAAVSLGSRASAPAQEPSQGELVADEDPDPPELNSQTEESQDPGPFLKRLVRTRRNASKGRKTRARRAIAAHYEVHPQPGQDGGQAGVDGTVSGWEEAKINSSNPLRYDRQSGEFIVTRAGLYYLYCQVHFDEGKAVYLKLDLLVDDALALRCLEEFSATAASSLGPQLRLCQVSGLLPLRPGSSLRIRTLPWAHLKAAPFLTYFGLFQVN, from the exons atggcCGCCCGTCGGAGCCAGAGGcggagggggcgccggggggaGCCGGGCACCGCCCTGCTGGCCCCGCTCgcgctgggcctgggcctggcgcTGGCCTGCCTCGGCCTCCTGCTGGCCGCGGTCAGCCTGGGGAGCCGGGCATCGGCGCCCGCCCAG GAGCCTTCCCAGGGGGAGCTGGTGGCGGACGAGGACCCGGACCCGCCG GAACTGAATTCCCAGACAGAGGAGAGCCAGGATCCTGGGCCCTTCCTGAAGCGGCTGGTCCGGACTCGCAGGAACG CATCCAAAGGCCGGAAAACGCGGGCTCGCAGAGCCATTGCAGCGCACTATGAAG TTCATCCACAACCGGGACAGGACGGAGGACAGGCCG GTGTGGATGGGACGGTGAGTGGCTGGGAAGAGGCCAAAATCAACAGCTCCAACCCACTGCGCTATGACCGCCAGAGCGGGGAATTTATAGTCACGCGGGCTGGGCTCTACTACCTGTACTGCCAG GTGCACTTTGATGAGGGGAAGGCTGTCTACCTGAAGCTGGACTTGCTGGTGGATGACGCCCTGGCCCTGCGCTGCCTGGAAGAGTTCTCCGCCACAGCCGCCAGCAGCCTGGGCCCCCAGCTCCGCCTCTGCCAAGTGTCTGGGCTGTTGCCCCTCCGGCCCGGGTCCTCCCTGCGGATCCGCACCCTCCCCTGGGCCCATCTCAAGGCCGCCCCCTTCCTTACCTACTTCGGACTCTTCCAGGTTAACTGA
- the TNFSF12 gene encoding tumor necrosis factor ligand superfamily member 12 isoform X2 codes for MAARRSQRRRGRRGEPGTALLAPLALGLGLALACLGLLLAAVSLGSRASAPAQEPSQGELVADEDPDPPELNSQTEESQDPGPFLKRLVRTRRNGVDGTVSGWEEAKINSSNPLRYDRQSGEFIVTRAGLYYLYCQVHFDEGKAVYLKLDLLVDDALALRCLEEFSATAASSLGPQLRLCQVSGLLPLRPGSSLRIRTLPWAHLKAAPFLTYFGLFQVN; via the exons atggcCGCCCGTCGGAGCCAGAGGcggagggggcgccggggggaGCCGGGCACCGCCCTGCTGGCCCCGCTCgcgctgggcctgggcctggcgcTGGCCTGCCTCGGCCTCCTGCTGGCCGCGGTCAGCCTGGGGAGCCGGGCATCGGCGCCCGCCCAG GAGCCTTCCCAGGGGGAGCTGGTGGCGGACGAGGACCCGGACCCGCCG GAACTGAATTCCCAGACAGAGGAGAGCCAGGATCCTGGGCCCTTCCTGAAGCGGCTGGTCCGGACTCGCAGGAACG GTGTGGATGGGACGGTGAGTGGCTGGGAAGAGGCCAAAATCAACAGCTCCAACCCACTGCGCTATGACCGCCAGAGCGGGGAATTTATAGTCACGCGGGCTGGGCTCTACTACCTGTACTGCCAG GTGCACTTTGATGAGGGGAAGGCTGTCTACCTGAAGCTGGACTTGCTGGTGGATGACGCCCTGGCCCTGCGCTGCCTGGAAGAGTTCTCCGCCACAGCCGCCAGCAGCCTGGGCCCCCAGCTCCGCCTCTGCCAAGTGTCTGGGCTGTTGCCCCTCCGGCCCGGGTCCTCCCTGCGGATCCGCACCCTCCCCTGGGCCCATCTCAAGGCCGCCCCCTTCCTTACCTACTTCGGACTCTTCCAGGTTAACTGA
- the TNFSF13 gene encoding tumor necrosis factor ligand superfamily member 13 has protein sequence MPASSPSLLAPKGPPGDMGGPVREPALSVALWLSWGAALGAVACAMALLTQQTELQNLRREVARLQRTGGPSEKEEGYPWLSLQEQSPDALEAWENGERSRRKRAALIHKQKKKHSVLHLVPINITSKEDSDVTEVMWQPALKRGRGLEAQGYVVRVWDSGIYLLYSQVLFHDVTFTMGQVVSREGQGRQETLFRCIRSMPSNPDWAYNSCYSAGVFHLHQGDILSVTIPRGRAKLSLSPHGTFLGFVKL, from the exons ATGCCAGCCTCATCTCCTTCCTTGCTAGCCCCCAAAGGGCCCCCAGGAGACATGGGGGGCCCAGTCCGAGAGCCGGCACTCTCAGTCGCCCTCTGGTTGAGTTGGGGGGCAGCTCTGGGGGCCGTGGCTTGTGCCATGGCCCTGCTGACCCAACAAACAGAGCTGCAAAATCTAAGGAGAGAGGTGGCTCGGCTGCAGAGGACTGGAGGGCCCtctgagaaggaggaagggtATCCATGGCTGAGCCTCCAGGAGCAG AGCCCTGATGCCCTGGAAGCCTGGGAGAATGGGGAGAGATCCCGGAGAAAGAGAGCTGCACTCATCCATAAACAGAAGA aGAAGCACTCGGTTCTGCACCTTGTCCCCATCAATATCACCTCCAAGG AGGACTCTGATGTGACAGAGGTGATGTGGCAACCGGCTCTTAAGCGTGGGAGAGGTCTGGAGGCCCAAGGATATGTTGTTCGAGTCTGGGACTCTGGAATTTATCTGCTGTATAGCCAG GTCCTGTTTCATGATGTGACTTTCACCATGGGTCAGGTGGTGTCTCGGGAGGGCCAGGGAAGGCAGGAGACTCTCTTCCGATGTATCCGAAGCATGCCCTCCAACCCCGACTGGGCCTACAATAGCTGCTACAGTGCGG GTGTCTTCCACCTGCACCAGGGCGATATTCTGAGTGTCACAATCCCCCGGGGAAGGGCGAAACTTAGCCTCTCTCCGCATGGAACCTTCCTGGGGTTTGTGAAACTGTGA
- the SENP3 gene encoding sentrin-specific protease 3, with translation MKETIQGSGSWGPEPPGPGIAPAYSSPRRERIRWPPPPKPRLKSGGGFGPDPGSGTTAPARRLPVPRPSFDASASEEEEEEEEDEDEDEEEEVAAWRLPPRWGQLGASQRPRPPRPTHRKTCSQRRRRAKRAFRMLFYPKSTSLTFHWKLWGRHRGRRRSLAHPKNHLSPQEGGATPQVPSPCCRFDSPRGPPPPRLGLLGALMAEDGVRGSPPMSSGPPVEEDGLRWTPKSPLDPDSGLLSCTLPNGFGGPPGPEGERGLAPPDASILISNVCSIGDHVAQELFQGSDLSAAEEVERPGEKAGQHSPLREEHVTCVQSILDEFLQTYGSLIPLSTDEVVEKLEDIFQQEFSTPSRKGLVLQLIQSYQRMPGNAMVRGFRVAYKRHVLTMDDLGTLYGQNWLNDQVMNMYGDLVMDTVPEKVHFFNSFFYDKLRTKGYDGVKRWTKNVDIFNKELLLIPIHLEVHWSLISVDVRRRTITYFDSQRTLNRRCPKHIAKYLQAEAVKKDRLDFHQGWKGYFKMNVARQNNDSDCGAFVLQYCKHLALSQPFSFTQQDMPKLRRQIYKELCHCKLTV, from the exons ATGAAAGAGACTATACAAGGGTCCGGGTCTTGGGGGCCTGAGCCTCCTGGACCTGGCATAGCCCCAGCTTACTCAAGTCCCAGACGGGAGCGTATTCgttggcccccaccccccaagccccgACTCAAATCAGGTGGAGGGTTTGGGCCAGATCCTGGGTCCGGGACCACAGCGCCAGCCAGACGCCTCCCTGTCCCTCGGCCCTCTTTTGATGCCTCAGCTagtgaagaggaggaagaagaggaggaagatgaggacgaagatgaggaagaggaagtggcAGCTTGGAGGCTGCCTCCAAGATGGGGTCAGCTGGGGGCCTCCCAGCGACCTCGCCCTCCCCGCCCTACTCATCGAAAAACCTGCTCACAGCGCCGCCGCAGAGCCAAGAGAGCTTTCCGGATGCTGTTCTACCCAAAAAGCACCTCGTTGACATTCCACTGGAAGCTTTGGGGGCGCCACCGGGGCCGGCGGCGGAGCCTCGCACACCCCAAGAACCATCTTTCACCCCAGGAAGGGGGTGCGACACCACAGGTGCCATCTCCCTGCTGTCGTTTTGACTCCCCTCGGGGGCCACCTCCACCCCGGCTGGGTCTGCTAGGTGCTCTCATGGCTGAGGATGGGGTGAGAGGGTCTCCACCAATGTCCTCTGGGCCCCCAGTGGAGGAAGATGGATTAAGGTGGACTCCAAAGTCTCCTCTGGATCCTGACTCTG GCCTCCTCTCTTGTACTCTTCCCAATGGCTTTGGGGGACCACCCGGGCCAGAAGGGGAACGAGGTCTGGCACCCCCTGATGCCAGCATCCTCATCAGCAACGTGTGTAGCATCGGGGACCATGTGGCCCAGGAACTCTTTCAGGGCTCAGATCTGAGTGCTGCAGAAGAGGTGGAGCGGCCTGGGGAAAAGGCTGGCCAGCACAGCCCCCTGCGGGAGGAGCATGTGACCTGCGTACAGA GCATCTTGGATGAATTCCTTCAAACTTATGGCAGCCTCATCCCTCTTAGCACTGATGAGGTGGTAGAGAAATTGGAGGACATTTTTCAGCAGGAGTTCTCTACACCTTCCAG GAAGGGCCTGGTGCTGCAGCTGATCCAGTCGTACCAGCGGATGCCAGGCAATGCCATGGTGAGGGGTTTCCGAGTGGCCTATAAGCGGCATGTACTGACCATGGATGACCTGGGGACCTTGTATGGACAGAACTGGCTCAATGACCAG GTGATGAACATGTATGGAGACCTGGTCATGGACACGGTCCCTGAAAAG GTGCATTTCTTCAACAGTTTCTTCTATGATAAACTCCGCACCAAGGGTTATGATGGGGTGAAAAGGTGGACCAAAAAC GTGGACATCTTCAATAAGGAGCTCCTGCTAATCCCCATCCACCTGGAGGTGCACTGGTCCCTCATCTCTGTTGACGTGAGGCGACGCACCATCACCTACTTTGACTCGCAGCGCACCCTAAACCGCCGCTGCCCTAAG CATATTGCCAAGTACCTACAGGCAGAAGCAGTGAAGAAAGACCGGCTGGATTTCCACCAGGGCTGGAAAGGTTACTTCAAAATG aaCGTGGCCAGGCAGAATAATGACAGTGACTGTGGTGCCTTTGTGTTACAG TACTGCAAGCACCTGGCCCTGTCTCAGCCATTCAGCTTCACCCAGCAGGACATGCCCAAACTTCGTCGGCAGATCTACAAGGAGCTGTGTCACTGCAAACTCACTGTGTGA
- the EIF4A1 gene encoding eukaryotic initiation factor 4A-I isoform X2 gives MSASQDSRSRDNGPDGMEPEGVIESNWNEIVDSFDDMNLSESLLRGIYAYGFEKPSAIQQRAILPCIKGYDVIAQAQSGTGKTATFAISILQQIELDLKATQALVLAPTRELAQQIQKVVMALGDYMGASCHACIGGTNVRAEVQKLQMEAPHIIVGTPGRVFDMLNRRYLSPKYIKMFVLDEADEMLSRGFKDQIYDIFQKLNSNTQVVLLSATMPSDVLEVTKKFMRDPIRILVKKEELTLEGIRQFYINVEREEWKLDTLCDLYETLTITQAVIFINTRRKVDWLTEKMHARDFTVSAMHGDMDQKERDVIMREFRSGSSRVLITTDLLARGIDVQQVSLVINYDLPTNRENYIHRIGRGGRFGRKGVAINMVTEEDKRTLRDIETFYNTSIEEMPLNVADLI, from the exons ATGTCTGCGAGTCAGGATTCCCG ATCCAGAGACAATGGCCCCGATGGGATGGAGCCCGAAGGCGTCATCGAG AGTAACTGGAATGAGATTGTTGACAGCTTTGATGACATGAACCTCTCCGAGTCCCTTCTCCGTGGCATCTATGCTTATGGTTTCGAGAAGCCTTCTGCCATCCAGCAGCGAGCCATTCTTCCTTGTATCAAGG GTTATGATGTGATCGCTCAAGCCCAATCTGGGACTGGGAAAACAGCCACTTTTGCCATATCGATTCTGCAACAAATTGAATTGGATCTAAAGGCTACACAGGCCTTGGTCCTGGCACCCACTAGGGAGTTGGCTCAGCAG ATACAGAAGGTAGTCATGGCATTAGGAGATTACATGGGTGCTTCCTGCCATGCCTGCATTGGGGGGACCAATGTACGTGCTGAGGTGCAGAAGCTTCAGATGGAGGCTCCTCATATCATCGTGGGCACCCCGGGTCGTGTGTTTGACATGCTGAACCGGAGATACCTAT CTCCCAAATATATCAAGATGTTTGTACTGGACGAAGCTGATGAGATGTTAAGCCGTGGATTCAAGGACCAGATCTATGACATATTCCAAAAGCTCAACAGCAACACCCAG GTGGTTTTGCTGTCTGCCACGATGCCTTCTGACGTGCTTGAGGTGACCAAGAAGTTCATGAGGGACCCCATTCGGATTCTGGTCAAGAAAGAAGAGTTGACCCTCGAGGGCATCCGCCAGTTCTACATCAACGTGGAGCGAGAG gAGTGGAAGCTGGACACGCTGTGTGACTTGTACGAGACTCTGACCATCACACAGGCAGTCATTTTCATCAACACCCGAAGGAAGGTGGATTGGCTCACCGAGAAGATGCACGCCCGAGACTTCACCGTGTCTGCCATG CACGGAGACATGGACCAGAAGGAGCGAGATGTTATCATGAGGGAGTTCCGCTCGGGCTCTAGCAGAGTACTGATTACCACTGACTTGCTG GCCAGAGGCATCGATGTGCAGCAGGTGTCTCTAGTCATCAACTATGACCTTCCTACCAACAGGGAAAACTATATCCACAG AATCGGCCGTGGTGGACGATTTGGCCGGAAGGGTGTGGCTATTAACATGGTGACAGAAGAAGACAAGAGGACTCTTCGAGACATCGAGACTTTCTACAACACCTCCATTGAGGAAATGCCCCTCAATGTTGCTGACCTCATCTGA
- the EIF4A1 gene encoding eukaryotic initiation factor 4A-I isoform X1, with amino-acid sequence MGRSTFLQGSRDNGPDGMEPEGVIESNWNEIVDSFDDMNLSESLLRGIYAYGFEKPSAIQQRAILPCIKGYDVIAQAQSGTGKTATFAISILQQIELDLKATQALVLAPTRELAQQIQKVVMALGDYMGASCHACIGGTNVRAEVQKLQMEAPHIIVGTPGRVFDMLNRRYLSPKYIKMFVLDEADEMLSRGFKDQIYDIFQKLNSNTQVVLLSATMPSDVLEVTKKFMRDPIRILVKKEELTLEGIRQFYINVEREEWKLDTLCDLYETLTITQAVIFINTRRKVDWLTEKMHARDFTVSAMHGDMDQKERDVIMREFRSGSSRVLITTDLLARGIDVQQVSLVINYDLPTNRENYIHRIGRGGRFGRKGVAINMVTEEDKRTLRDIETFYNTSIEEMPLNVADLI; translated from the exons ATGGGCAGGTCCACTTTCCTTCAGGG ATCCAGAGACAATGGCCCCGATGGGATGGAGCCCGAAGGCGTCATCGAG AGTAACTGGAATGAGATTGTTGACAGCTTTGATGACATGAACCTCTCCGAGTCCCTTCTCCGTGGCATCTATGCTTATGGTTTCGAGAAGCCTTCTGCCATCCAGCAGCGAGCCATTCTTCCTTGTATCAAGG GTTATGATGTGATCGCTCAAGCCCAATCTGGGACTGGGAAAACAGCCACTTTTGCCATATCGATTCTGCAACAAATTGAATTGGATCTAAAGGCTACACAGGCCTTGGTCCTGGCACCCACTAGGGAGTTGGCTCAGCAG ATACAGAAGGTAGTCATGGCATTAGGAGATTACATGGGTGCTTCCTGCCATGCCTGCATTGGGGGGACCAATGTACGTGCTGAGGTGCAGAAGCTTCAGATGGAGGCTCCTCATATCATCGTGGGCACCCCGGGTCGTGTGTTTGACATGCTGAACCGGAGATACCTAT CTCCCAAATATATCAAGATGTTTGTACTGGACGAAGCTGATGAGATGTTAAGCCGTGGATTCAAGGACCAGATCTATGACATATTCCAAAAGCTCAACAGCAACACCCAG GTGGTTTTGCTGTCTGCCACGATGCCTTCTGACGTGCTTGAGGTGACCAAGAAGTTCATGAGGGACCCCATTCGGATTCTGGTCAAGAAAGAAGAGTTGACCCTCGAGGGCATCCGCCAGTTCTACATCAACGTGGAGCGAGAG gAGTGGAAGCTGGACACGCTGTGTGACTTGTACGAGACTCTGACCATCACACAGGCAGTCATTTTCATCAACACCCGAAGGAAGGTGGATTGGCTCACCGAGAAGATGCACGCCCGAGACTTCACCGTGTCTGCCATG CACGGAGACATGGACCAGAAGGAGCGAGATGTTATCATGAGGGAGTTCCGCTCGGGCTCTAGCAGAGTACTGATTACCACTGACTTGCTG GCCAGAGGCATCGATGTGCAGCAGGTGTCTCTAGTCATCAACTATGACCTTCCTACCAACAGGGAAAACTATATCCACAG AATCGGCCGTGGTGGACGATTTGGCCGGAAGGGTGTGGCTATTAACATGGTGACAGAAGAAGACAAGAGGACTCTTCGAGACATCGAGACTTTCTACAACACCTCCATTGAGGAAATGCCCCTCAATGTTGCTGACCTCATCTGA
- the CD68 gene encoding macrosialin: protein MRPAVFFLGALVGLLAAQGTRSDCPHKKSATLLPSFTVTPTATESTGSPGTTSHSTTTAETTSHVPNTTTHQAPTTPGHRNTTIHPTTSNSTSNTTGTTGTGKPHTSTSYTQPGPGPRPPPPSPGPGPQDAIGDYTWTTGSQPCARLQARIQIGVVYPTQAGGQAWGISVLNPNSTKPWGDCDGARPHLLLSFPFGQLSFGFTQEPQQGSVYLDYLALQYNVSFPQAAQWTFSGQNASLRALQAPLGQSFSCRNASILLTPALRLDLLHLKLQAAQLPPSGAFGPSFSCPSEHFNLLPLIVGVISLGLLALALVTFCIIRRRPPTYQPL from the exons ATGAGGCCAGCCGTGTTTTTCTTGGGGGCCTTGGTGGGGCTGCTAGCAG CCCAGGGGACCCGGAGCGACTGTCCCCATAAAAAGTCGGCCACCCTGCTGCCCTCCTTCACGGTGACCCCTACGGCTACAGAGAGCACAGGAAGCCCTGGGACCACCAGCCACAGCACCACCACCGCGGAGACCACCAGCCATGTGCCCAACACCACCACTCACCAGGCCCCGACAACCCCGGGGCACAGAAACACCACCATTCACCCAACCACGAGCAACAGCACAAGCAACACCACGGGCACCACGGGCACCGGCAAACCCCACACCTCCACCAGCTACACCCAGCCGGGGCCAGGGCCAAGGCCACCACCTCCCAGTCCCGGCCCTGGCCCCCAGGACGCCATAGGAGACTACACTTGGACTACGGGTTCCCAGCCCTGCGCCCGGCTCCAAGCCCGGATTCAGATCGGGGTTGTGTACCCAACCCAGGCCGGAGGCCAG GCCTGGGGCATCTCGGTGCTGAACCCCAACAGTACCAAGCCCTGGGGGGACTGTGACGGGGCCCGCCcccatctgcttctctccttccctttcggGCAGCTCAGCTTCGGGTTCACACAG GAGCCGCAGCAGGGTTCAGTCTACCTCGACTACCTGGCTCTGCAGTACAACGTGTCCTTTCCGCAGGCGGCGC AGTGGACATTCTCAGGTCAGAACGCATCCCTCCGAGCTCTCCAAGCCCCCCTGGGCCAGAGCTTCAGCTGCAGAAATGCAAGCATCCTTCTTACGCCAGCTCTGCGCCTTGACCTGCTCCACCTGAAGCTGCAGGCTGCTCAGCTGCCCCCTTCAGGGGCCTTTGGGCCAA GTTTCTCTTGTCCCAGCGAACACTTCAACCTGCTGCCCCTCATCGTCGGCGTGATCTCACTCGGCCTCCTCGCCCTGGCGCTGGTTACATTCTGCATTATCAGGAGACGCCCACCCACCTACCAGCCCCTCTGA